One window from the genome of Nicotiana tomentosiformis chromosome 5, ASM39032v3, whole genome shotgun sequence encodes:
- the LOC138892614 gene encoding uncharacterized protein, with translation MLEEDKLHNYISGMQEWAQNELRRQNVKDLPSAIAAADSLVDYHSTRSLSEIPSTSKPKKNVEKKGEWRKEVRKEFVEKGKSVAEGFARNRGNANKKGDGCWTCGGSHIAKNYPNRERVNALLASENNREGEGGEVAALVNPLRLINVITLLNATNNETNPHSLLMHIEMKLGEKSVIAMVDTGAIHTFVSTKLVQKYRLNVSKCPSYMKIVNAKAQAIMGMAYNVPMSIGYWKGKANLMVIPLEDFEAILGIDFMRKYCFVSMPHLDGVMIMHEMAPSFVKVIHPYGKEETQQKDSLVSAMMVEKGLKRGDETFLALMVEVKTDVQVEVPNCVAPILSDFADMMPPKLPRNLPPRRAIDHKIELLPGSVAPAQPPYRMAPKELAE, from the coding sequence ATGTTGGAGGAGGACAAGTTGCATAATTATATTTCTGGAATGCAAGAATGGGCACAAAATGAACTCAGGAGGCAGAACGTAAAAGACCTCCCGAGTGCGATTGCTGCAGCAGATTCATTGGTGGATTACCACAGTACCCGAAGTCTTTCTGAAATTCCTTCTACTTCAAAACCTAAGAAAAATGTAGAGAAGAAAGGGGAATGGAGGAAGGAAGTCCGAAAAGAATTTGTGGAAAAGGGCAAGTCTGTTGCTGAAGGATTTGCTAGAAATAGAGGCAACGCTAATAAAAAGGGCGATGGTTGCTGGACTTGCGGTGGATCTCATATTGCAAAAAACTACCCAAATCGGGAACGGGTTAATGCTTTGCTTGCATCAGAAAATAATCGGGAAGGAGAAGGTGGAGAAGTTGCTGCCTTAGTGAACCCTCTGCGATTGATAAATGTTATTACGTTGCTTAATGCTACAAACAACGAGACCAACCCTCATTCTTTACTGATGCACATTGAAATGAAACTGGGAGAAAAGAGTGTAATAGCAATGGTAGATACCGGAGCTATTCACACCTTTGTCTCGACGAAATTGGTGCAAAAGTATCGGTTGAATGTAAGTAAGTGTCCCTCTTACATGAAGATTGTGAATGCTAAAGCCCAAGCCATTATGGGTATGGCTTACAATGTTCCTATGTCAATTGGGTACTGGAAGGGGAAAGCAAACTTGATGGTGATTCCACTAGAGGACTTTGAGGCGATCCTTGGAATCGACTTTATGCGGAAATATTGCTTTGTTTCAATGCCTCACTTGGATGGAGTGATGATAATGCATGAAATGGCTCCTAGTTTTGTGAAAGTTATTCATCCTTATGGGAAGGAAGAAACTCAACAAAAGGATTCATTAGTTTCTGCCATGATGGTCGAAAAAGGTTTGAAAAGGGGAGATGAGACTTTCCTTGCTTTGATGGTTGAGGTGAAGACTGATGTTCAGGTTGAAGTGCCGAACTGTGTCGCTCCAATATTGAGCGATTTTGCTGATATGATGCCACCAAAATTGCCTAGGAATTTACCACCACGGAGGGCTATTGATCACAAGATAGAGTTGCTTCCAGGTTCAGTGGCCCCTGCTCAACCTCCTTATCGGATGGCACCAAAAGAGTTGGCTGAATGA